From the Clavibacter phaseoli genome, one window contains:
- a CDS encoding DUF6049 family protein, which produces MIRRSARRTISTLVCVTVAAGTLAAGTVAGPSTPAHAATDGVTLTVTPAAEGILTPDQDLAVTVSVVNATEAAVPAGRIDLDLNRTVLDTRAKVDGWLDTASTDANTRTGPRIGRIDTPEVPAGGTVDVAITVPSATVALQGSRGGFGPRGLTAELEAGGADVATGRGAVVWSPGADPAPTPVAAVMPLTVPPSASDFVDAEALATYTAAGGTLTRQLDAVYGRPVAVGIDPRIIASIRILGADAPASAVEWLQRLREMPNETFALAWADADVAVQAQAGATSLLAPTDATYAVQASRFAAPGSTPAPSSTPSGTPAPTESPAASGTRGGSAVAEAATSAPEETSTPSEPDPSPTPTAPALAPVPSLADLTAWDYTISGVSWPAAGTVTSGDLGVLAASGTTTAILASGDVQSTGSAAVGATGTIGDTTVLVTDARVSALVDRALSAETDEAFGIALAQLSATLAADARAADGHVVVAGLERGWAASGGRLGQLLDAIQGLPFSDTAELGAALASAPVPLQVVDHPEDATRVQRVADAMALEAQVDAFAKAVESPELITGQQRMLLLATLANRWSDDPDGLVTVQDGYTAQADALLGSVAITTRQNTVISDTTSLLINVSNELDQPVTVRLSIIAGSGRIRVDDSALVTVPAHGSASARPPITSISNGDVVVTARLTTEDGTVQIGDSAPVELFIRAGFEAIVTTLFVAAVALLFGFGLFRSIRKRRRARARQLAGLPEEIDD; this is translated from the coding sequence TTGATCCGGCGATCCGCTCGACGCACGATCTCCACCCTCGTGTGCGTCACGGTCGCCGCCGGGACGCTCGCCGCCGGGACGGTCGCCGGTCCGTCGACCCCGGCGCACGCGGCCACCGACGGCGTGACGCTCACCGTCACGCCCGCGGCCGAGGGGATCCTCACCCCCGACCAGGACCTCGCCGTCACCGTCTCCGTGGTCAACGCGACGGAGGCCGCCGTGCCGGCGGGGCGCATCGACCTCGACCTGAACCGCACGGTCCTCGACACCCGCGCCAAGGTCGACGGCTGGCTCGACACGGCGTCCACCGACGCGAACACGCGCACGGGCCCGCGCATCGGCCGCATCGACACCCCGGAGGTGCCCGCGGGCGGCACGGTCGACGTGGCCATCACGGTGCCGTCGGCGACCGTGGCGCTGCAGGGCAGCCGCGGCGGGTTCGGACCGCGCGGGCTCACGGCCGAGCTCGAGGCCGGCGGCGCGGACGTCGCGACCGGGCGCGGGGCCGTCGTCTGGAGCCCCGGCGCGGATCCGGCGCCCACGCCCGTCGCCGCCGTCATGCCCCTCACCGTCCCGCCGAGCGCCTCGGACTTCGTCGACGCCGAGGCCCTCGCGACCTACACGGCGGCGGGGGGCACGCTCACGCGGCAGCTCGACGCGGTGTACGGCCGGCCCGTCGCCGTGGGCATCGACCCGCGGATCATCGCGTCCATCCGGATCCTCGGCGCCGACGCCCCCGCGTCCGCCGTCGAGTGGCTGCAGCGCCTCCGCGAGATGCCGAACGAGACCTTCGCGCTGGCCTGGGCGGACGCCGACGTCGCCGTGCAGGCGCAGGCCGGTGCGACGAGCCTCCTCGCGCCCACGGACGCCACGTATGCCGTGCAGGCGAGCCGGTTCGCGGCACCGGGCTCGACGCCCGCCCCGAGCTCCACGCCCTCCGGGACGCCCGCGCCGACGGAGTCCCCCGCCGCGAGCGGCACGCGCGGCGGGTCCGCCGTGGCCGAGGCCGCGACCTCCGCCCCCGAGGAGACGTCCACCCCCTCCGAGCCCGATCCGAGTCCCACGCCCACCGCGCCGGCGCTCGCCCCCGTGCCGAGCCTCGCCGACCTGACCGCCTGGGACTACACGATCTCCGGCGTCTCCTGGCCGGCCGCAGGCACCGTCACGTCGGGCGACCTCGGCGTCCTGGCGGCCAGCGGCACGACGACCGCGATCCTCGCGAGCGGCGACGTGCAGTCCACGGGCTCCGCGGCCGTCGGCGCGACCGGGACCATCGGCGACACGACCGTCCTCGTGACGGACGCCCGGGTCTCCGCGCTCGTCGACCGCGCGCTCTCCGCGGAGACGGACGAGGCGTTCGGCATCGCGCTGGCCCAGCTCTCGGCGACCCTCGCAGCGGATGCGCGCGCGGCCGACGGCCACGTCGTGGTCGCCGGCCTGGAGCGCGGCTGGGCGGCCTCCGGCGGGCGCCTGGGGCAGCTGCTCGACGCGATCCAGGGCCTCCCCTTCAGCGACACAGCGGAGCTCGGCGCGGCGCTCGCGAGCGCGCCCGTGCCCCTGCAGGTCGTCGACCACCCGGAGGACGCCACCCGGGTCCAGCGGGTCGCCGACGCGATGGCGCTCGAGGCCCAGGTGGACGCCTTCGCGAAGGCGGTCGAGAGCCCCGAGCTCATCACCGGCCAGCAGCGCATGCTGCTGCTCGCCACGCTCGCCAACCGCTGGAGCGACGACCCGGACGGGCTCGTGACCGTCCAGGACGGTTACACCGCCCAGGCCGACGCGCTGCTCGGATCCGTCGCCATCACGACACGGCAGAACACCGTCATCAGCGACACGACGAGCCTCCTCATCAACGTCAGCAACGAGCTCGACCAGCCCGTCACGGTGCGGCTGTCGATCATCGCGGGCAGCGGCCGGATCCGCGTCGACGACTCCGCGCTCGTCACGGTCCCCGCGCACGGCAGCGCGTCGGCCCGCCCGCCCATCACCTCCATCTCGAACGGCGACGTCGTCGTCACCGCGCGGCTCACCACCGAGGACGGCACCGTCCAGATCGGCGACAGCGCGCCCGTCGAGCTCTTCATCCGCGCCGGGTTCGAGGCCATCGTCACGACGCTGTTCGTCGCGGCCGTCGCCCTCCTGTTCGGCTTCGGCCTGTTCCGCAGCATCCGCAAGCGCCGCCGCGCCCGCGCCCGGCAGCTCGCCGGCCTGCCCGAGGAGATCGATGACTGA
- a CDS encoding single-stranded DNA-binding protein: MAGETIITVVGNLTSDPELRYTQNGLAVANFTIASTPRSFDRASNDWKDGDALFLRASVWREFAEHVASSLTKGSRVVATGRLKQRSYETKEGEKRTSIELEVDEIGPSLRYATAQVTRAAGGGGNGGGGNSGGGRGQFGGGQPQQQQVAEEPWGTPASSGGNSGGGDGGWSNPGNFNDETPF; encoded by the coding sequence ATGGCCGGCGAAACCATCATCACGGTCGTGGGCAACCTCACCAGTGATCCGGAGCTGCGGTACACGCAGAACGGGCTGGCGGTAGCCAACTTCACCATCGCCTCCACGCCGAGGTCCTTCGACCGCGCGAGCAACGACTGGAAGGACGGCGACGCCCTCTTCCTCCGTGCGAGCGTGTGGCGCGAGTTCGCCGAGCACGTGGCGTCCTCGCTCACCAAGGGCTCGCGTGTCGTCGCGACCGGCCGCCTCAAGCAGCGGTCGTACGAGACGAAGGAGGGCGAGAAGCGCACCTCCATCGAGCTCGAGGTCGACGAGATCGGCCCCTCGCTCCGCTACGCGACCGCTCAGGTCACGCGCGCGGCCGGCGGCGGCGGCAACGGCGGCGGGGGCAACTCCGGCGGCGGCCGCGGCCAGTTCGGCGGCGGGCAGCCCCAGCAGCAGCAGGTGGCCGAGGAGCCGTGGGGCACCCCCGCGAGCTCCGGCGGCAACTCCGGCGGCGGCGACGGCGGCTGGTCCAACCCCGGCAACTTCAACGACGAGACGCCCTTCTAG
- a CDS encoding peptide chain release factor 3 produces MSTITPPRAPASASASPVLREASRRRTFAVISHPDAGKSTLTEALLLHAHAIGSAGAVHGKQGRKSTVSDWMDMEKERGISVSSAAIQFTHRDTVMNVVDTPGHADFSEDTYRVLSAVDAAIMLVDASRGLETQTMKLFEVCRQRRIPIITVINKWDRPGREPLDLMDEIKERTGLLPTPLTWPVGESGAFFGVVDRSSGECVHFTRTAGGASIAPETRMSPDEALAAAGSAWTNAVEESELLHEEGQDHDEESFLARRTTPVLFAAAVLNFGVTHILDALDAIAPAAQPRPDEQDRTRPVEEDFSGFVFKVQSGMNTAHRDRLAFMRICSGVFHRGMTVTHAQTGRPFVTKYAQQLFGRERSTVDDAYPGDVVGLVNASNIRVGDTLFDGAPVTFPRLPQFAPELFRVVRSKDTSTHKQFRKGIEQLDHEGVIQVMRSDLRGDQAPVLGAVGPMQFEVVVERMTNEFRAPLRMEPLEYQVARITDAASAPALAKTIGVEVLVRSDGTHIALITTPWRLKAIQRDSPELTLVDAATALPDA; encoded by the coding sequence GTGTCGACCATCACCCCTCCCCGCGCGCCCGCCTCGGCCTCCGCCTCCCCCGTGCTGCGCGAGGCGTCCCGCCGTCGCACCTTCGCCGTCATCTCCCACCCCGACGCGGGCAAGTCCACGCTCACCGAGGCGCTGCTGCTGCACGCGCACGCCATCGGGTCCGCGGGCGCCGTGCACGGCAAGCAGGGCCGCAAGTCCACGGTCTCCGACTGGATGGACATGGAGAAGGAGCGCGGCATCTCCGTGAGCTCCGCGGCGATCCAGTTCACCCACCGCGACACCGTCATGAACGTCGTCGACACCCCCGGCCACGCCGACTTCTCCGAGGACACCTACCGCGTGCTCTCCGCGGTGGACGCCGCGATCATGCTCGTCGACGCCTCCCGCGGCCTCGAGACCCAGACCATGAAGCTCTTCGAGGTGTGCCGCCAGCGCCGCATCCCGATCATCACCGTCATCAACAAGTGGGACCGCCCGGGCCGCGAGCCGCTCGACCTCATGGACGAGATCAAGGAGCGCACGGGCCTCCTGCCCACCCCGCTCACGTGGCCGGTCGGCGAGTCGGGCGCGTTCTTCGGCGTCGTCGACCGCTCGAGCGGCGAGTGCGTGCACTTCACCCGCACGGCCGGCGGCGCGAGCATCGCCCCGGAGACGCGCATGTCGCCCGACGAGGCGCTGGCCGCGGCCGGATCCGCGTGGACGAACGCCGTCGAGGAGAGCGAGCTCCTGCACGAGGAGGGCCAGGACCACGACGAGGAGTCGTTCCTCGCCCGCCGCACCACGCCGGTGCTCTTCGCGGCCGCCGTCCTCAACTTCGGCGTGACCCACATCCTCGACGCGCTCGACGCCATCGCCCCGGCCGCGCAGCCGCGTCCCGACGAGCAGGACCGCACGCGCCCCGTCGAGGAGGACTTCTCCGGCTTCGTCTTCAAGGTGCAGTCGGGCATGAACACCGCGCACCGCGACCGCCTGGCCTTCATGCGGATCTGCTCGGGCGTCTTCCACCGCGGCATGACGGTCACGCACGCCCAGACGGGCCGCCCCTTCGTCACCAAGTACGCGCAGCAGCTCTTCGGCCGCGAGCGCTCCACCGTCGACGACGCCTACCCCGGCGACGTCGTCGGTCTCGTCAACGCGTCCAACATCCGCGTCGGCGACACGCTCTTCGACGGCGCGCCCGTCACGTTCCCGCGTCTCCCCCAGTTCGCGCCCGAGCTCTTCCGCGTCGTCCGCTCCAAGGACACGAGCACGCACAAGCAGTTCCGCAAGGGCATCGAGCAGCTGGACCACGAGGGCGTCATCCAGGTGATGCGGTCCGACCTCCGCGGCGACCAGGCGCCGGTCCTCGGCGCGGTCGGCCCCATGCAGTTCGAGGTCGTCGTCGAGCGCATGACGAACGAGTTCCGCGCGCCGCTGCGCATGGAGCCGCTCGAGTACCAGGTGGCCCGGATCACCGACGCGGCCTCGGCTCCCGCCCTGGCGAAGACCATCGGCGTCGAGGTGCTCGTCCGCTCGGACGGCACGCACATCGCCCTGATCACCACCCCGTGGCGCCTCAAGGCGATCCAGCGCGACAGCCCCGAGCTCACGCTGGTCGACGCCGCGACGGCCCTCCCGGACGCCTGA
- the rplI gene encoding 50S ribosomal protein L9 — translation MSKVILTTEVSGLGSPGDVVEVKNGFSRNYLVPQGFAVIWSRGGEKQIEQIKAARAAREHATIEEAQDLKSRLEAKIVKLTVKAGQGGRLFGSVKTSDIAKAVEESGIGQVDKRKIEIPNAIKATGNHEATIRLRDDIVATISLQVVAAK, via the coding sequence ATGTCGAAAGTGATCCTCACGACCGAGGTCTCCGGCCTCGGTTCCCCCGGAGACGTCGTCGAGGTCAAGAACGGGTTCTCCCGCAACTACCTCGTGCCCCAGGGCTTCGCGGTCATCTGGAGCCGCGGCGGCGAGAAGCAGATCGAGCAGATCAAGGCCGCGCGTGCCGCTCGCGAGCACGCGACCATCGAGGAGGCGCAGGACCTCAAGAGCCGCCTCGAGGCCAAGATCGTCAAGCTGACCGTCAAGGCCGGCCAGGGCGGGCGCCTCTTCGGCTCCGTCAAGACGTCCGACATCGCCAAGGCGGTCGAGGAGTCCGGCATCGGCCAGGTCGACAAGCGCAAGATCGAGATCCCCAACGCCATCAAGGCCACGGGGAACCACGAGGCCACGATCCGGCTCCGTGACGACATCGTCGCCACGATCAGCCTCCAGGTCGTCGCCGCGAAGTAA
- the dnaB gene encoding replicative DNA helicase, with product MSIAHLGLAGERDERDKRAGHERTPPHDLLAEQSAIGGMLLSKDAVADAVEQVRAIDFYIPKHEIIFDAILSLYSHGEPTDVIAVTDELTKLGELSRAGGADYLHTLTSVVPTAANAGFYASIVAEKAVLRRLVEAGTRIVQMGYASEGEVVDLVNNAQAEIYGVTGGVEAEDYVPLTDAVTVAIDEIEAAKGKDGQMTGVPTGFADLDALTNGLHPGQLIIVAARPALGKSTLALDFARAASIKYDMPSIFFSLEMGRSEIAMRLLSAEASVPLQSMRKGTVDARDWTTIAQTRGRINDAPLYIDDSPNMTLVEIRAKCRRLKQKVGLKLVVIDYLQLMTSGKKVESRQQEVSEFSRALKLMAKELQVPVIALSQLNRGPEQRADKMPAISDLRESGSLEQDADMVILLHRESAYEKDNPRAGEADFIVAKHRNGPTGTITVGFHGHFSRFADMPAGG from the coding sequence GTGTCCATCGCCCATCTGGGTCTCGCCGGCGAGCGTGACGAGCGCGACAAGCGCGCCGGTCACGAGCGCACCCCGCCGCACGACCTCCTCGCCGAGCAGAGCGCCATCGGCGGCATGCTCCTCAGCAAGGACGCCGTGGCCGACGCGGTCGAGCAGGTGCGGGCGATCGACTTCTACATCCCGAAGCACGAGATCATCTTCGACGCGATCCTCTCGCTGTACTCGCACGGCGAGCCGACGGACGTCATCGCGGTCACCGACGAGCTCACGAAGCTCGGCGAGCTCAGCCGGGCGGGCGGGGCCGACTACCTCCACACGCTCACGAGCGTCGTGCCCACGGCCGCCAACGCCGGCTTCTACGCCTCCATCGTCGCCGAGAAGGCGGTGCTGCGGCGGCTGGTCGAGGCGGGCACCCGCATCGTCCAGATGGGCTACGCCAGCGAGGGCGAGGTCGTGGACCTCGTCAACAACGCCCAGGCGGAGATCTACGGCGTCACGGGCGGCGTGGAGGCCGAGGACTACGTGCCGCTCACGGACGCCGTCACGGTCGCCATCGACGAGATCGAGGCCGCCAAGGGCAAGGACGGCCAGATGACCGGCGTGCCCACCGGCTTCGCCGACCTCGACGCGCTCACCAACGGCCTGCACCCCGGCCAGCTCATCATCGTCGCCGCGCGCCCGGCGCTCGGCAAGTCCACGCTCGCGCTCGACTTCGCGCGCGCGGCGAGCATCAAGTACGACATGCCCTCCATCTTCTTCAGCCTCGAGATGGGGCGCAGCGAGATCGCGATGCGCCTCCTGTCCGCCGAGGCGTCCGTGCCGCTGCAGAGCATGCGCAAGGGCACGGTGGACGCGCGGGACTGGACGACCATCGCGCAGACCCGCGGGCGCATCAACGACGCCCCGCTCTACATCGACGACAGCCCCAACATGACGCTCGTCGAGATCCGGGCCAAGTGCCGTCGCCTCAAGCAGAAGGTCGGGCTGAAGCTCGTCGTCATCGACTACCTGCAGCTCATGACGAGCGGCAAGAAGGTCGAGTCGCGCCAGCAGGAGGTCTCGGAGTTCTCGCGTGCGCTGAAGCTCATGGCGAAGGAGCTGCAGGTCCCCGTCATCGCGCTCTCGCAGCTGAACCGCGGCCCCGAGCAGCGCGCCGACAAGATGCCGGCCATCTCCGACCTCCGCGAGTCCGGGTCGCTCGAGCAGGACGCCGACATGGTCATCCTGCTGCACCGCGAGAGCGCCTACGAGAAGGACAACCCGCGCGCGGGCGAGGCCGACTTCATCGTGGCCAAGCACCGCAACGGACCGACCGGCACCATCACGGTCGGCTTCCACGGGCACTTCTCGCGCTTCGCGGACATGCCGGCGGGCGGGTAG
- a CDS encoding MerR family transcriptional regulator, with the protein MTRPAGPATMQIGELAERTGMSHRTLRHYDETGLLRPSGRSEGGFRLYTDEDLERLLLIRRMKPLGFSLEEMMRLLEVTNALDAAGPDDDTASLRADLAAFVADAEERRRRLAEHLAMADEFLDRLRAR; encoded by the coding sequence ATGACGCGACCTGCCGGCCCCGCGACCATGCAGATCGGCGAGCTCGCCGAGCGCACCGGCATGTCGCACCGCACGCTCCGCCACTACGACGAGACCGGCCTGCTCCGCCCGTCCGGCCGCTCCGAGGGCGGCTTCCGCCTCTACACCGACGAGGACCTCGAGCGCCTCCTCCTCATCCGCCGGATGAAGCCGCTCGGCTTCTCGCTCGAGGAGATGATGCGCCTGCTCGAGGTCACGAACGCCCTCGACGCCGCCGGCCCGGACGACGACACCGCGTCCCTGCGGGCGGATCTCGCGGCCTTCGTCGCCGACGCGGAGGAGCGCCGCCGCCGCCTCGCCGAGCACCTCGCCATGGCCGACGAGTTCCTCGACCGCCTCCGGGCCCGCTGA
- the murJ gene encoding murein biosynthesis integral membrane protein MurJ — protein MTAAPAPRGGIGRASALLASGTFVSRILGFVKAIVLLQTIGATLGSSNAFSNANQLPNNIYVIIAGGVLNAVLVPQVVRAAKHADGGAGYINKLVTIAIVVLGGVTILATVGAPVVSRLYAATLPPDVFALVVAFAYWCLPQILFYGLYAVLGEVLNARGSFGPFTWAPVLNNVVAIAGLLVFQAMFGSGSRPVDDWSLDKIVVLAGSATLGVVAQALILFVFWRRVGLRFRFDFAWRGVGLGTAGRLAGWTFGMLVVTQLAGIAQSNVANIAATSDSPSSTILLNAWLFFMLPHSIFAVSIATAYFTRMSTHAGEGDHDSMRADLSSAVRLVGLMTVLSTALIAVLAGPVARVMVSGDIGEVRGYGVVLIAFILGLPAFSTLFVLQRAFYALSDTRTPFVIQCAQVVLFIAGALVISQQPVELIGVGLAVLQTVTVTGQAVLAAVLLRRRIGRIDGRRILRSAVRFVVAAVPTALVGIALLTLVSGGAFAGVGVASKGQALLVGIPLAAVMTAVYLGALAAMRSSELQQLAGPVMRRIRRR, from the coding sequence GTGACCGCCGCCCCCGCTCCCCGTGGCGGCATCGGCCGCGCATCCGCCCTGCTCGCCTCCGGCACCTTCGTCTCGCGCATCCTCGGCTTCGTCAAGGCCATCGTGCTGCTGCAGACCATCGGCGCGACCCTCGGCAGCTCCAACGCGTTCTCGAACGCCAACCAGCTGCCCAACAACATCTACGTGATCATCGCGGGCGGCGTCCTCAACGCCGTCCTGGTGCCGCAGGTCGTGCGGGCCGCGAAGCACGCGGACGGCGGCGCCGGCTACATCAACAAGCTCGTCACCATCGCGATCGTCGTGCTCGGCGGCGTCACGATCCTCGCGACCGTCGGGGCTCCCGTCGTCTCCCGCCTCTACGCCGCCACCCTGCCGCCGGACGTCTTCGCGCTCGTCGTCGCGTTCGCGTACTGGTGCCTCCCGCAGATCCTCTTCTACGGCCTCTACGCCGTGCTCGGCGAGGTGCTGAACGCCCGCGGGTCCTTCGGACCCTTCACGTGGGCGCCGGTCCTCAACAACGTGGTCGCCATCGCCGGCCTGCTCGTCTTCCAGGCGATGTTCGGGTCGGGCAGCCGCCCCGTGGACGACTGGAGCCTCGACAAGATCGTCGTGCTGGCCGGATCCGCGACCCTCGGCGTCGTCGCCCAGGCGCTCATCCTCTTCGTCTTCTGGCGCCGCGTGGGCCTCCGGTTCCGCTTCGACTTCGCGTGGCGGGGCGTGGGCCTCGGCACCGCCGGCCGCCTCGCCGGCTGGACCTTCGGCATGCTCGTCGTCACGCAGCTGGCCGGCATCGCGCAGTCGAACGTGGCGAACATCGCGGCCACCTCGGACAGCCCCTCGAGCACGATCCTGCTCAACGCCTGGCTCTTCTTCATGCTGCCGCACTCGATCTTCGCGGTCTCCATCGCCACCGCCTACTTCACGCGCATGAGCACGCACGCGGGCGAGGGCGACCACGACAGCATGCGGGCGGACCTCTCCTCGGCCGTCCGGCTCGTCGGCCTCATGACCGTGCTGTCCACGGCTCTCATCGCCGTCCTGGCCGGACCCGTGGCGCGCGTGATGGTCTCGGGCGACATCGGCGAGGTCCGCGGATACGGGGTGGTCCTCATCGCGTTCATCCTCGGCCTGCCGGCGTTCAGCACCCTGTTCGTGCTGCAGCGCGCCTTCTACGCCCTCTCGGACACGCGCACCCCGTTCGTCATCCAGTGCGCGCAGGTCGTGCTGTTCATCGCGGGCGCCCTCGTCATCTCGCAGCAGCCCGTCGAGCTGATCGGCGTGGGGCTCGCCGTGCTGCAGACCGTCACGGTCACCGGGCAGGCCGTCCTGGCCGCGGTGCTCCTCCGCCGGCGCATCGGCCGGATCGACGGGCGCCGGATCCTCCGCAGCGCCGTCCGCTTCGTCGTCGCCGCCGTGCCGACCGCGCTCGTCGGCATCGCGCTGCTCACCCTGGTCTCGGGCGGGGCGTTCGCGGGCGTCGGCGTCGCGTCGAAGGGCCAGGCGCTCCTCGTCGGGATCCCCCTGGCCGCCGTCATGACCGCCGTCTACCTCGGCGCCCTGGCCGCCATGCGCTCCTCCGAGCTGCAGCAGCTGGCCGGCCCCGTGATGCGCCGCATCCGCCGCCGCTGA
- the rpsR gene encoding 30S ribosomal protein S18 has protein sequence MAGKSSGDRRKPLRGAKGGKNAAPAKSIRVGVIDYKDVATLRKFISERGKIRARRITGVSVQEQRLIARAVKNAREMALLPYAGSGR, from the coding sequence ATGGCTGGAAAGAGCAGCGGCGACCGCCGCAAGCCTCTCCGCGGAGCCAAGGGCGGCAAGAACGCCGCCCCGGCGAAGTCCATCCGCGTCGGCGTCATCGACTACAAGGATGTCGCCACCCTCCGCAAGTTCATTTCCGAGCGGGGAAAGATCCGCGCTCGTCGCATCACCGGTGTCTCGGTGCAGGAGCAGCGCCTCATCGCGCGCGCAGTCAAGAACGCGCGCGAGATGGCACTTCTCCCCTACGCCGGCTCTGGCCGTTAA
- a CDS encoding CCA tRNA nucleotidyltransferase, with protein sequence MHSVAQALERLRELAASPPVAVLARAFHEAGHELALVGGPVRDAFLGRAATDLDLTTDARPDRILEIVKPVADAHWDIGRAFGTIGARVKGEQVEITTYRTDQYDGVSRKPEVEFGSSLEEDLVRRDFTVNALAVRLPQVVLVDPSGGIDDLLAQVLRTPVAPEVSFGDDPLRMMRAVRFASQLGFLLDDAALAAIRDMAPRILDISVERVSDELSKLLRTPEPRAGLDLLVEGGLADHVLPELPAMKLEADEHHRHKDVYQHSLQVLDQAIDHERSRHPGEAPDLVLRLAALLHDIGKPSTRRLEPGGVVTFHHHDVVGSKMAKRRLRALRFDNDTIASVARLVELHLRFFGYTEGGWTDSAVRRYVRDAGPELERLHMLTRADVTTQNRRKADRLGFAYDDLEARIAELAEQEEMAAVRPDLDGEAIMRILDVPPGPLVGRAYRFLLELRLDEGPLPAEEAERRLVAWWAAEQG encoded by the coding sequence ATGCACAGCGTCGCACAGGCCCTCGAGCGTCTCCGCGAGCTGGCAGCATCGCCCCCGGTCGCCGTCCTCGCGCGGGCGTTCCACGAAGCGGGCCACGAGCTTGCCCTCGTCGGCGGCCCGGTCCGCGACGCCTTCCTCGGCCGCGCCGCCACCGACCTCGACCTCACCACCGACGCCCGTCCCGACCGCATCCTCGAGATCGTGAAGCCCGTCGCGGACGCCCACTGGGACATCGGCCGCGCGTTCGGCACCATCGGCGCCCGCGTGAAGGGGGAGCAGGTCGAGATCACGACCTACCGCACCGACCAGTACGACGGCGTCTCCCGCAAGCCCGAGGTCGAGTTCGGATCGTCGCTCGAGGAGGACCTCGTGCGCCGCGACTTCACGGTCAACGCGCTGGCCGTGCGCCTGCCGCAGGTGGTGCTGGTGGATCCGTCCGGCGGCATCGACGACCTCCTCGCCCAGGTGCTCCGCACGCCCGTGGCTCCCGAGGTCTCGTTCGGCGACGACCCGCTCCGCATGATGCGCGCCGTCCGCTTCGCCTCCCAGCTCGGCTTCCTCCTCGACGACGCGGCGCTCGCCGCCATCCGCGACATGGCCCCGCGGATCCTCGACATCTCCGTCGAGCGCGTGAGCGACGAGCTCTCCAAGCTCCTGCGCACCCCGGAGCCGCGCGCCGGCCTCGACCTGCTCGTGGAGGGGGGCCTCGCGGACCACGTGCTGCCGGAGCTCCCCGCCATGAAGCTCGAGGCCGACGAGCACCACCGGCACAAGGACGTCTACCAGCACTCCCTCCAGGTGCTCGACCAGGCGATCGACCACGAGCGCTCCCGCCACCCGGGCGAGGCACCGGACCTCGTCCTCCGCCTGGCCGCGCTCCTGCACGACATCGGCAAGCCGTCCACGCGCCGGCTCGAGCCCGGCGGGGTCGTCACCTTCCACCACCACGACGTCGTCGGATCCAAGATGGCCAAGCGCCGGCTCCGTGCCCTCCGCTTCGACAACGACACGATCGCGTCGGTCGCGCGCCTCGTCGAGCTGCACCTCCGCTTCTTCGGCTACACCGAGGGCGGCTGGACCGACTCGGCCGTCCGCCGCTACGTGCGCGACGCCGGCCCCGAGCTCGAGCGCCTGCACATGCTCACGCGCGCCGACGTCACCACGCAGAACCGCCGGAAGGCCGACCGCCTCGGCTTCGCCTACGACGACCTCGAGGCGCGCATCGCCGAGCTCGCCGAGCAGGAGGAGATGGCGGCCGTCCGCCCGGACCTCGACGGCGAGGCGATCATGCGGATCCTGGACGTGCCGCCCGGGCCGCTGGTCGGCCGCGCCTACCGCTTCCTGCTCGAGCTGCGCCTCGACGAGGGCCCGCTCCCCGCGGAGGAGGCCGAGCGCCGCCTCGTCGCGTGGTGGGCGGCCGAGCAGGGCTGA
- a CDS encoding CHY zinc finger protein, translating into MIIRGPAIDAETRCVHYGSALDVVALRAPCCDAWYPCHLCHAAVADHPLEVIPRAVQHLPAALCGVCRATMSVPEYLAADSCPSCGAAFNPGCAAHAHLYFAP; encoded by the coding sequence GTGATCATCCGCGGCCCGGCGATCGACGCCGAGACCCGTTGCGTCCACTACGGATCCGCGCTCGACGTCGTCGCCCTCCGCGCCCCCTGCTGCGACGCGTGGTACCCATGCCACCTCTGCCACGCGGCCGTCGCGGACCACCCGCTCGAGGTGATCCCCCGCGCCGTCCAGCACCTGCCGGCGGCCCTGTGCGGCGTCTGCCGCGCGACGATGAGCGTGCCCGAGTACCTCGCGGCCGACTCCTGCCCGAGCTGCGGCGCAGCGTTCAACCCCGGCTGCGCCGCGCACGCGCATCTCTACTTCGCGCCCTGA